CGGCTCCATGATCCGACCGAAGGAGACCCCGGTGCCCAGCTCGGCCGCGTGCTCGACCAAACGCTTGGACTCGGCGACGGTCTGCGCCCGCAGGTCGTCGTCGGCGGAGCTGAGGCTCAGGCCACGTTCCTGCCGCATCGGGCCGGTCGCCAGAGCGCTCACGCCCAGGCCGGACTCCTGCAACCGAGCGCGCACGTCCGTCAACGGGAACTCCAGCGGTGACTGAACCTGCAGCTCTACGCCGTCATAGCCGACCGCCCGCAACACGTCGACCGCGTCGTGAAACGACCCCTCGAATGCGGTGTTCATCAGGATGGTCGCCTCCGGTGACATCACCGTGTAGGCCACCCGGGAAGGCGCGCTCACTTCAGCACCTCCAGGATCTCTGCGGTGTACTGCGACGTGGAGGCGGATCCGCCGACGTCGACGGTCACCGCCGTGCCGCGCTCCAACACCGTGCGCACCGCGTCCCGCACGCGGGTGGCCTCCTCGGCCAACCCGACATGCTCAAGCAGCAGAGCGCCCGAGAGCACCATGCCGGTGGGGTTGGCGATCCCCTGGCCCGCAATGTCGGGAGCTGCACCATGGCAGGCCTCGAACATCGCCGCCTTGGTGCCCAGGTTGGCGCCCGGGCCGAGGCCGAGACTGCCGGCCGCGGCGGCGGCAACATCAGAAAGGATGTCTCCGTACTGGTTGTCGAGCAAGACGACCGAATTCTCGATCTGTCCTCGCACGATGTACATGCCGAGCGCATCCACCATGACATCGACGAACTCGATGTCCGGGTTCGCCTCAGCGACTTCGCGCGTGATCGACAGCTGCATCCCGTCGACGATGTTGAGCACGTTGGCCTTGTGTCCCAGAACGACCTTGTTGTAGCCGGTCGAGCGGGCGAGGTCGAAGGCATGCTCGGCGATCCGTCGCCATCCGCTCACGGTCACGGTCTTCAACGCGAACGCGCTGTCGCCGATCCGGTGCTCGATGCCGCTGTAGATGCCTTCGGACACCTCCCGGACGATCGTGAACTCGGGTCGGCGGGGCTGGTCTCCGATGCGGAACGCCGGGATCGGCCGATCGTTCGCGTACAGATCGAACGCACGACGCAG
This Salinibacterium sp. ZJ450 DNA region includes the following protein-coding sequences:
- a CDS encoding isocitrate/isopropylmalate dehydrogenase family protein, which produces MTHHPTTTIGVIQGDGIGPEIIASTIDVLGAVAPGLSYEFHAVGHLTEEGHAGDPLPDAKLDRLLDLGTILKGPLSAPKGTGRVVKVIDDTLQVWPSVNNGLRRAFDLYANDRPIPAFRIGDQPRRPEFTIVREVSEGIYSGIEHRIGDSAFALKTVTVSGWRRIAEHAFDLARSTGYNKVVLGHKANVLNIVDGMQLSITREVAEANPDIEFVDVMVDALGMYIVRGQIENSVVLLDNQYGDILSDVAAAAAGSLGLGPGANLGTKAAMFEACHGAAPDIAGQGIANPTGMVLSGALLLEHVGLAEEATRVRDAVRTVLERGTAVTVDVGGSASTSQYTAEILEVLK